CGCAGCCGGGTGCGCCTGGCATTCGAGAACCTGCAACAATGCCACGTCTATCGTAACACGCGGTGCCGAGCAGGTCTTTGGACGGCGCCCACGTGTCTTCCCGCGATTGTGCGTCAAGCTTGCTCCATTGCCTTCGCAGAACTGGGAAAAATGGCAAGCGGCTGCGGATCGATCGACGGAGCCAGATTGCGCATGCCGTTAACTCGATTCCGAGCCCCGCGCATCGGCGCCGGAAACGCCTCCGACGAGCTGTCGCAGATGCCGCCCCACAGCCCGCTCCAATACGCGCGCAATCCCCCACAACACCAACCGCCCAAACCAAGACTTCGGCCACAGCGCAAACTCCCGCACCACCTCCGTTGTTTCCCCTTCGCGCCGAAACAGCCAAGTCTCGTCGAACCCAGTCGCCAACCGGCTGAGCGGCGGCGAGAAATCCCCGAAACGAAGCTGCACCCGGCGGTCCGGCACCCACTCCACGATCTCTTCCACGTGGCTGGACCCGTCGGTGTTGGTCACGCGAATCCGAGTGCCAACGACTTCCGGCGTGCGGACCTCGAATTCCGCCTGGCGGATGCCGGGCAGGAACGCATAGCCGGTGAACTCCGGCCACTTGGCCAGGTCCAGGATTTGAGCG
The sequence above is drawn from the Planctomycetia bacterium genome and encodes:
- a CDS encoding SRPBCC family protein, with product MTFACRANFRQPPEEIAAQILDLAKWPEFTGYAFLPGIRQAEFEVRTPEVVGTRIRVTNTDGSSHVEEIVEWVPDRRVQLRFGDFSPPLSRLATGFDETWLFRREGETTEVVREFALWPKSWFGRLVLWGIARVLERAVGRHLRQLVGGVSGADARGSESS